GCTATCGATAATCCCTACGGGACTTGTATGGCTCGTTTAAATGGGAAGTGTCCGTTTATTAATGAACCACCTTGTTTAAGCTGTAATAATGGGAATCCATGTAAGGATTTAGCTATCGGTTTATCTGATTTAGATAATGAAAAATATCAGTTGCACATAAAGACCATGACAAAAACGATCGAACTTTTAAAGAGCAATGGGCGAATGGATCTAGTTGAAAAAAATGAGTATCTTCTAGAAAAATACACTGATATTGAACGCAAAATCACGCAAGGAAGTATTATCTATGGAAGATCAAACCGGACAGATTAGGAGAAAATTATGACCTTTGATCAAAGGAAACATCTGAAGATGTTACACAAGAAAAGACGTGCCGAAACTCTTGAAAAAGTTGAACAAGCTATTTACTATCTTGAAGCAACAAAGCAGCCTATTAATTTCTCGAGGATAGCAAAACAATCTGGTGTTGGGAAATCGACACTGTATTCAATTCCAGAAGTAAAAGATCGAATAATTATTTTCCGTGAGGTGTCTTTAGGAAAGAGTTATACGCAAAAAGTAAAAAAAGAGCAGGATACTAGTGTGATTCAATCCTTAAAGCGAAAGATTCAAACGCTAGAAACAGAGAACAAAGAACTGAAACTTAAAATCAAGCATATATACGGCCAAGTTTTTGAAAATACTGACTAAATCAATTTAAAAGGGTTGAACTCGCAGCATTGAAAAATGTGCTGTTACGAGTTCAACCCTTTCTTTTCCAAGTCCATTCCAAGGTATCGGTATATCCTTAAAAGATCGTTTCCTTCTACTGTTCTAAGTTGAAAGTAAAAAATATGGTCTTTACTGTCTACTGTCATATAGCTAGGTATCCTAAACCGGGTAATATTTCTCTTATTCATCAAATAGAGCAGTTCGTCTTGTAATGCAAAAAAAGGCACATCTATCAGAACGAAGTTCAAAAAGTCTTTTGTCAATTTTTCTGAGTTTTCAGTATGGTAGTCAAATTCAGCACCTTCCACATTCAACGTCATGAAAGATCACTCCACTTATTTGGATTGATCATACGAATATGATTGATTGAATTACTGGGAATAACTTGAATTCCAGTATCTGGATGTGAGACAAAAATACTTGTGTCCCTGAAACCTTCGACAACTCCGATAATATCTGCATAAGCATTTCCTTCAGTATTCAGCTCGCTAAGCTGAATTTCAACAACATCTCTGGTAGTATAAGAGGATTCTAGCATTTCTGAGATTTCCGTTTCGCTCATCTTCGGTTTCCTAGACCAAAATGTATTTCTTCCCTTTTTTTCAATATCCATTTCTGCGGTATGTTCACTTAAATAAAAGCCCATCCACTTTGCCATTCCTCGATCATCGTAGTCGCGAATAAGTGGATCAGGATGATAAGACATAAATGATTCTCCCATGTTTTAAACACCTCCACTAAACCTCTTCAGGAAACGGAGTTTCCAAAAAAGTTTCTACCATTTCCTGAATATCATTTTGTCTAAAAAAAGGAATTTCCAAATAACGAACGTTGTTTTTCCTACACCACTGCCGCTTGATTTCCATGTTTCTTAGGATATTTTGAAATCTCTTTGTACTGCAACCTCGTTTGAAGTAATGGTGTGTACCGTGATACTCAATGATGTGCCACTGATTGGATTTTTGGAAAGCTACATCAACACGTAGTGGTCTATTTTCAATAGTAGTAAGACCCTTGAACATCCTTTCACGGTCGTATTTAATCCCATAGTAATTCATTAGTTGGCAAATGAGTTGAATCTGCCAACTCGGTTGTTGGCTGGGAACCAACGGAAATGGTTTGTACAACATTTTTGCCTTTGGATGATAAGAAAGGTTAGCAATGAAGACTTTCTTTTTCCATCCATTGATAGTGATCGTGGCTTTCGTATGAAGGTGGATTTTTCCTAAGTAATCATAGGGTAAATACCAATCATACAGTTTTTTCTGAATCTCACCATTTCTCATAAATGAAATAGAAACAACATTGAAGTTCTCTTTAATAAAAAGTAGTTCATTCATAGGTTAGGTACTCTTTCTACAGTTTTATAGTGACTACAAGCCATCCAAACCACCGGCACCGCCAGCATGACCTCCCACCAAATTCGCTTGACTCAAGCTCCTAGCGTGTTCTAAAGTAGAACTTGCACGGACAATTGAGACAAAGCCATACTTTTCTCTGATCTGATCCATTATTTGATCCAGCTTCTCATTTTTAATCTGTTCTTCCGGTTCTTCGAACAGGTTTAGTTGGCTTCCTGCATGATAAAGCAGTCCTGAATAAGACACACCGATATTTCTAACTAGACAGCCGGTATAAAATTTATTGAATAAATACAATAGGTGTCCAGCTAACTTGTCAGTGTTATCAGTAGGGGTAATCTTTAGTTGCCGGCTAAATCCTTTCTCTAATTCGTCCTTAGAATAACCAATTGATAAATTGACCGTTGAAGTTTTAGCTTGTCTGCGGCGCAAACGAATAGCAACCTGTTCGGCCATTTCCCGAATCACCAAAGGCATTTCATCACCCTTGTAGTATCGTGGTAAAATTTGACTGTTTCCTAGATTTTCAGACTTGGGGACATAGCGTTCTTGGATTTTTGTCCGATCAATGCCATTGGCATGATGGTACAGCTGCAAACCGATTACCCCAAATTTTTCTTTTAATCGGTAAGGCGTAGCATGAGCCAAATCATAGATTGTGGAGACACCCATATTATACAGGTTTTGCTTCATACGGTGACCAATCCCCCAAAAGTCGCTAATCTCAGGCATAGCCCAAACCTTTGTTTCTACATCGGAATAGTTCCAAGAAGCCCGCATATTTACTGTGCTTTTAGCCTCGTTGTCCAGCGCCAGTTTAGCAAGTAAGGGATTACTGTTTGACATACCAACGGTAGAATAAATCCCAGTTTCTCTCAAGATATCTTTTTGGATCATTTGGCTGACAATATTTAGTTTTTCTTTCCTAGTTAAACTTTTGTCTGGTACAAAGTAGTTTAAACTGTGGGTTAGTTCAACAACCCCTTCATCGATGGAGTACCACATAATGTCTTCATCCGCTGCGTACTTGCGAACGATTTTTTGAATTTTTAGGTTTTCCACTATGTAATAACGCATTCTAGGAGGAGCTACGATAAGTTTTTTCATCATTGGATTTTCCTCTACCGTAGGTAGTTCCCAAGATCTTGTGACATTACTGATTCCAAACGCTTTCTTCGCCATCGGACTGCTGGCCAAAATTAAACCAGAAGTATTATCCGCCTGACTCATTACAACCAAAAGGTCCTTTAAGGGGTGGCGCCCCCGCGCTACCAGCTCACAGCTGGCGTAAAAAGATTTCATATCGATAAAGGCATAGTCACCAGTGGGTTCTAAATCATAGTTAAAGTTCATCATAATCACCTTATCAAACTAAGTATTTTCTCCAAAAAGAACACATGTTCGTTATTATAGTACCTTGATTTACTCCCCTAAGTCAAGAAAATCTCGTTATTCACACCACAAAAAAGATGCCAGCAGCTACGGACTAGTGCTAATGGCATCTTTTAAAGTGAAACTAATTTTTTATGGCTAGAACATTTCTTTTAATTAAGTCTCTAGTTTTTCTAAACTGCGCTAAAATCTCTTCCTCACTACCGGATGCTTTGGCAGGGTCCGATAAGTTCCAATGAAAATGTTCTTTCCCTTTGGGAATTACCGGACATTTATCTTTCGCATCCCCGCAAAGAGTGACGATTAGATCAGCTTTATTAAAATAGCTCATATCAAGCAAATCTGACGTTTGTTCAGAAATATCAATCCCGTCTTCAGCCATCACTTTTACGGCTTTTGGATTCAGACCGTGCGTTTCTATTCCGGCACTTCTAATTTCAAATTGACTTTTTGGTAAGAGCTTATGCGCATACCCTTCAGCCATCTGACTTCTACAAGAGTTTCCTGTACAAAGAAAATAGATTTTTTTCATATATTTTCACCTCTAAGACGTGCTGTTTGTTCAGTATCATTAGGAAACCAATGTTTCGTATTATTGGCTATCTTAACCAATAAAAGCATAACTGGTACTTCTACTAGTACACCCACTACTGTGGCTAAAGTCGCTCCTGACTGGAGCCCAAATAATGAAATAGCTACCGCAACTGCTAATTCAAAGAAATTACTCGCACCGATCATTCCGGCAGGTGACGCAATAGAATGGGGGAGTTTCCACAATCTTGCCCAACCATAAGCAATTGAAAAGATAAGTAATGTCTGAATTGTTAAAGGGATCGCAATCAATAAAATGTGTAGCGGATTGGCTAATATTTTCTGCCCTTGAAAAGAAAAGATAATGATTAGTGTCAACAGTAATCCAATGATCGTTACGGAATCAAATTTCTTTAAAAAGACTGTTTCAAAGTAAGCTAAGCCTTTCCTTTTAATAATCAATGAGCGAGTAAGGAAGCCTAAGAATAAGGGAACTACTACGAAAAGAACAGTGGATAATAGCAAAGTTGCCATTGGAACGACTACATTATCAACACCTAGTAAAAAAGCGACAATTGGCGCAAACAAAATTAAGATAATTAGATCATTCACCGCTACTTGAACCAAAGTATAGGCAGCATCACCTTTGGTGAGGTGACTCCAAACAAAGACCATTGCGGTACATGGGGCGGCTCCTAGAATAACCGCTCCGGCAACATATTCTTTTGCCAAGTCTAACGGTATCCAACTTTTAAACACTACATAAAAGAAAAAAGCAGCAATCGCGTACATAGTGAATGGCTTTATCAGCCAATTAGTTACGCAAGTGACAATCAATCCTTTGGGCTTTTTTGACACGTTAACAATACTGCCAAAGTCGATTTTCAACATCATTGGGAAAATCATTAACCAAATTAAGATAGCTGTAGGAATAGAAACGTTGTAATATTCGAACTGGCTAAGTGTTGCGGGAATTACTGGTAAAAACTTTCCGATTGAAATTCCTAGTGCCATACATATGACTACCCACAAGGTTAGATACTTCTCAAAAACACCTAATCCTTGTTTCTCTGTGTTTTCCATTTGAACCCTCCATCATCAATATCAGCCAATACATAGATAGTTTTCTATGTATTGGCCAAAAAATTTTATACCCCAACAGGGCTAAAGTCTGGTTGCCATTCTTCAACAGCAAACTTGCCATTGGAAAGCTCCGCAACTTTTTCAATCCATTCTAATTCATTGAAAGAACGAGCTTTTAATACATCATTTTGTGTATCAGCTGCATACATGCTTTGGTTAACCAGCCACCAGGTATGGGAAATCTTTGCCCGATCCAAATCTTCATCTAAACGCATGGATTCATAAACCGGTGTTGTTTCAGGTAAAGTAACCATCAACACTTCCGTGTCATCAGAATTTTGAAGGCGCGGCAAAAGTTTTTGAATAGAGACTGGAACTTCACCAGAACTTCTTTCCACTTCCCGAGCATAGCTTTGAGTCGAATCCAACAACAGTAAAGTATGACCGGTCGGTGCCGTATCAATCACGACAATTTCATCATCAGACTTGTCAACAATTTCAGCAAAGGCACGGAATACTGCAATTTCCTGGGTACATGGAGAACGCAGATCTTCTTCAACGTAAGCTACATCATCGTCATTCATAGTAGCTCTTGCTTTGGACAAGACCTCTTCTTTATAATCAGCCAATTCTTTTTCTTCATCGATATGGCTAATAGAGATTGGTAAATCATCCGAAATGAACATGTTTAAATGATCCGCCGGATCAGTTGTCGCTAAATGGACTTTTTTGCCTTCCTGGGCCAACTTTTTAGCAATCTTGATCGCTACAGTTGTCTTACCAACGCCGCCTTTACCCATTGTAAAGATAATTTTCTTATTTGAACGGATAAATTCTTTTACAACTGTATCTAAATTCGGAAAATCCGTCACTTCTTTTTCTTGTTCTTCAAGTGCAGGCTGTTGATCACTTAATAGTATTTGAAGCTTATCAATACCAGTCACATTGTAAGGCCGTAGTGGGATATAGAAGGTATCAAAGTCTTTTAGTGGTTCTGGCATATTCTCTAGATCATGCGTCTGTTCTTGATAGATAAGTTGAGAAATTTCGTCATCATGGACTTCCAGCAACCCATTCACAACCAATTTTTGATTTTGAATCCCTAATTTTCTCAGCTCTTCTGAAGCACGCTCAGCTTCAATCAGTGGTGCTTTTTGTGGGCGAGTAACTAGAATTAAGGTTGTTTGTTCAGCGTCTGTTAACGTTTCTACTGCTTTTTCGTACATATCTTTTTTATCGCCTAGTCCTGATAACTGACCTAAGCAAGAAACACCGGTGGTATTTTCATCCAGATAATTATTCCAAGCAGAAGGCAGCTGTAGCATACGCAATGTGTGCCCCGTCGGTGCAGTATCAAAAATGACATAATCAAACTGATCGGCAACTTCAGGATCAGTCAAAAAATTGGCAAACTCATTGAAAGCCGCAATTTCTACTGTACAGGAACCAGATAGCTGCTCTTCCATGTTCGCTAATGCACTGTCTGGAAGTATTCCACGGTAAGGGCCAACGATACTTTCTTTATATTCTGCCGCAGCCGTAATCGGATCAAAGTTAGCTACTTGAAGATTGTCGATTCCTTCAATCGGTGTTGGCTTATTGGTTAAGGTTGTTTGGAAAACATCTTGTAAATTAGAAGCCGGATCGGTGCTTACCAGCATAACTTTTTTATTGTCTTGGGCCAACGAAGTGGCCGTAGCACAAGCAGTTGTTGTTTTACCCACACCGCCTTTTCCAGTAAAGAATAGATATTTGGTTAATCCCATTCGCTCGGGAAGGTATTGAATCATTTTTTGTTTCCTCCTTTTATAAATCATGGCTTAGGAAAAGGCTGTTTAGCAACAGCCTTCGCCTCCGCAGCATCCGCCAGAATTGTTGGCAGCTTGTGTGACAAATTGAACTTCTGCATATTTACCGAATTCTTCTAAGGTAGGATAAGCAGCTTCTTTTACAACTTCACCATCTAATAGAGTAACCGGTAAAATGTCGTTGCCTTTTTCTTGAAGTAATTTCAAGATGGTCGGGTGGTTAACAAAGGCATCTGGGTCACTTGTTAAGTTGTGACGTGATGCTTCAATAGAGTCTAATCCCTCAAACGTCTCGAAGACTGAGGTAACCATCAGTAATTCTTCATCAACAGATGGTCCGCAAACGCCAGTTGAACAACACATCGCCGGTTCAAATAGTTCCAATTTTTTCATCATTCTTTTCTCCTTTACAACTACAGTTTTTATTGTGGCAAACACATTCATCTTCATCAGAAAATAAATGCATCATTGAACCCATAAATTTATCTACAAAGCTTTCGGTTAATTGATAGTGGTGCCATTGACCTTCTTTAGTCACCAAGACAACACCTGCTTTTTCCAAAACCTTCATATGATGGGAAAGCGTTGGTTGAGTAAAGTCAAAGTGAGCTAAGATATCACACGCACATAAACTGCCACAAGACAGCATATCAATAATTTTTAATCGTTTAGGATCTGCCAGGGCTTTCAGCATGACCGACATTTCATCGTAATTCATTTGTTTTCCTCCTTACATAGAAGTTCATCTATGTATACAATATAGACGATCATCTATATACTGTCAATCGTTTCTGTCTTTTTTCATAGAATGGATATGTTCAGCCTACTGCAAAGCCTAGTATTATCGACTTTCTTCAAATTTGGTATTGATAAGCTCCGAAATGGTCGGTGGACACAAAGGCTAACTACTCTGGTTTCACGCGAAATAAGAAATCTTGTACCATTGTTGTAAATATTTTCGGTTGTTCGATTTGTAAGTTATGTCCGGCAAAATCAAGAATCGCAAAGGAAGCATGTGGGTACTTTTCAAGCAAGCGTAGCCCATCTGCATAGCCAACATGGTCATCTTGACGACCAAACAAGAATAATCCTGGCACATCAAAAGAAGCATTTTCATCTGGATCAAAACTAAGTGCATAATTGGCCCCTAACTTATCCAAAAATTCGCCATCTGCATTGATCATACCAGACATCACTTCCGCTAAAAAGCGATTCCAGTTTCTAGATGTTAGAATCACGCCGCTTTTTGAAAAGTAAGCCTTGTCTTCCTTCGATAGTGAATGTACAAATGCCTCATCTTGATACATTACTTTCTGCTCAGGCAAGGTTCTTTTCTCTTTTTCTGGATAAATTACTGGACAAATAAGTAGAACGCCAAGCACGCGGTCCAGGCATTTCGCTGCGATTCCGCGGGCTAAGTAACCACCGTAAGATTCCCCGGCAAGGATAAATGCTTCACCGGGAATTACCGCTTCAATAAATTCCAATAATAGCGCGAGTACGTGGTCAGCATTTTGAATTGAATCGTAATTCTCGGTCTTCCCCATGCCTGGTAAATCTAAGTAAATACGAGAAAACGGACTTTCTTTATCAAAAACTGGTTCCATACAGCCAATCATCAGCTGCGAATCAGGAGCAAAGCCATGAATCATTATTATCGGGATACCTTCACCATATTTTTCATAATAAACGTCTACGCTGCGGATTGTTTTATGCATTAATACTCCTCCTTGCGTTTATTTTTATCATAACATACTATTCTTCTACCATTCGATACCCAACCCCAACTTCTGTCAAAATATACACTGGTTCAGCGGGGTTCTTTTCGATTTTTCTTCTGATATTGCTCAAGTTTACTCGGAGTGCCTGATTTTCGCTTGGATATGGTCCCCAGATTTCGCGGATAATGAAGTCATGCGTCAGTACTTTTCCAGCATGGCGGGCTAAGAGTAGTAGAATTTTATATTCAATCGGCGTAAAATGAATTTCTGTATCGCCCATTTTAACAAGGCGTCTGGCGTCATCAATGTAGAGATTTTGAATTCGAATTGTCGCATCATTTGGCGTTTCTTTGTTGGTTGGTTGAATGTGCCTTAACGCTGTCCGAATGCGTGCTAGTAGTTCCGAGGTGCCGAATGGTTTCGTAATATAGTCGTCTGCACCAAGATCCAGTGCAGTCACTTTTTCACGTTCATGATCGCGCGCTGAGACGACAATAATTGGCACTTTAGACCAAGCACGAATATCCCGAAGCACGTCTAAACCTTCCATATCAGGTAAACCAAGGTCAAGTAAAACCACATCAGGCGAATGGCTTGCTGTTTGTTCCAGTGCTTCTTTTCCGCTCACAGCTTTAATTACCGCATAATCACTAGCCGTCAAAACAGCTGAAATAAAATTGCTGATGCCCGATTCATCTTCCACAATTAATACAAGTCGTTTACTGTTCACTGCTCGTCTCCTCCATCTAATGGCAAAGTAAACCAGAATGTCGCTCCGCCAAGTTCGTTATTTTTCGCTTCAATGGTTCCATCATGTGCACGAATAATCGACATACAGATGGATAAACCAAGTCCAAGCCCGCGCGACATATCAGAGCGCTCTCTAGCCTCTACTGCAAACGTATCAAATAAATCAGCCATACGATTTTCTGGGATACCAGTTCCGTTATCGCGAACGCTAAATATCGCACTGTTTTCCGTTTTCGTTACATCTACCCAAACTTCTGCGTCCGCACCTGCGTGACGAAGCGCATTTTCCATTAAATTAATTAAAACTTGTTCGATAAGTGTTCCGTCCATTGGAACCATAAGCAAATCGCGCGGAACTTGTACATGAATAATTCGATCTGTAAAACGCTTTTTAATTCGACCTACTGCTTCTCCCACAATTTCTTCCACGGCTTCTGGTTCTCGTTCCAAGCTCACTAAACCTTCGCTAATTCGCGTAACAGAAAGCAAGTTTTCCACCATTCGAATTAGCCAACCCGAATCATCTTTAATACCTTTAATTAAATCATGTTGGGTCGCTTTATCTAGTTCGGTTTCTTTCTCAAGAAGTGCTGAACTTGCGCCAATGATTCCAGTAAGTGGCGTTCTTAAGTCGTGTGAAATAGCTCGAAGCAAGTTACTACGCATTTTTTCTTTTGCTGATTCGATGACGATTTGACGTTGTTCTTCTGATAAATATTGCCGCTCTAATGCGAGGGCGACTTGCGAGCTAATCATCCGCAAGAACATCCGATTATCTTGAGTGAGCGGGCCATCCTCTGCTGAACATGAAACACCAATCACGCCAAGCACTTTCCCTTGCGACATCACTGGCATATAATAACCAAATGCACCCATTAATGTGTCTGTTCCTGCCCCAGCTCTTTTTTTATTTTTAAAAACCCAATGCGCCACAGCTTCTTCATCTGGGTTCAAAAGCGCGCTTGCATCTTCCTTACCTTCTGCTTGGACAAAAATCCCTTTGCTACTTTTAGCTGGATCTGTAGAATAAAAAATAACAGAGCGCTGAAATAAATGCAAAATATATTCATTTGTTAAGTCGATAATTCCTTTTAAATTTCGAGTTATTAATAAACGCTTATTGATTTCGTATAGTACTTCTGTCCGGCGTTCGCGCTCAACAGCTAGGCTGGCCTGCGTTTTGATTCGAACGGTAAGCGCACTTGTAATTAACGCAACAAGCAACATAATACCGAATGTCACCGGATAACCGGCTTGAATCGTATTAAAAGTATATAGTGGCGATGTAAAAAAGAAATTAAATAACATAACACCAATAATCGAACCCAAAACCCCATATACATAACCACTTGTTACTCTGGAAATGATTAATACAGATAAAATATACACCATAATAACATTTTGATCACCAATTCCAAATTCACTAAGCCCAATACATATGGCGGTTGCTAAACAGAGCAATAGTACCATTTTAGCCATATCATGCCATGTTAAGAAACTTTTAAAATGCATTTTCATTCGGCGCTTTTTGATTTCTGGGCTACTGGACGGGATAATATGCATATCAACATTATCCAAATGCGTAATAAGCTGGTCTTCAAAATCATCTTCAAATAAGGACCGCAGCCCCATCCGCCGACGTGATTTCCCAACAACAATATTCGTCACACCCGTCAAACGAGCATACTGGGCCACTGTTTCCGCAATATCATGTCCTGCTAGTGTAACAATTTCGGCGCCAAGTCTTTCAGCAAGTTCCATTGTTTCGCGCAAGCATTTTTTCTCTTGTTTGGACAAATAATCCGTTTCTTCATTTTCGACATAAAGAGCTATCCATGGTGCTCGGAAAGCTTCAGCAGTGCGCGCTGTCCAGCGAATTAGTTTTGCAGAAGAAGGCGCTGAACCAATACAAACTAGCCATTTACTGCTAGCTCGCTTTTCTGGATAAACGCCGGTTTGGTCGTACTCATGGCTAATCCGGTCTGCTGCTTTTCGCATCGCAATTTCACGTAACAATTTCAAATTTTCTCTTGTAAAAAAGTTCTGCATTGCTGTTTTTGCGCGTTCTGGCCGGTAAATTTTCCCTTGTTCTAATCGTTTCAAAAGTTCATCTGGTTCAATATCAATTAGCTTGACGCGGTCTGCTTCATCAAAAACATAATCTGGAATCGTTTCCCGGACAGCGACTTTTGTAATGCCTTCCACAATGTCATTTAAACTTTCAATGTGTTGCACATTCACCGTCGTATAAACGTCAATCCCCGCTTGCAAAAGTTCTTCCACGTCTTGAAATCGTTTCTTGTTTCTTACTCCTTCTGCATTCGTGTGTGCAAGTTCATCCACTAAAATCAGTTCTGGCTTTCGTTTCAACGCTTCATCCAAGTCAAATTCTTTTAGTGAAATATTTTTATGATTGACAGATTTAGGTGGAATAATTGGGATTCCTTCGAGCATTTTTAACGT
The nucleotide sequence above comes from Listeria ivanovii subsp. londoniensis. Encoded proteins:
- a CDS encoding DUF6262 family protein encodes the protein MTFDQRKHLKMLHKKRRAETLEKVEQAIYYLEATKQPINFSRIAKQSGVGKSTLYSIPEVKDRIIIFREVSLGKSYTQKVKKEQDTSVIQSLKRKIQTLETENKELKLKIKHIYGQVFENTD
- a CDS encoding DUF5960 family protein yields the protein MTLNVEGAEFDYHTENSEKLTKDFLNFVLIDVPFFALQDELLYLMNKRNITRFRIPSYMTVDSKDHIFYFQLRTVEGNDLLRIYRYLGMDLEKKGLNS
- a CDS encoding Y-family DNA polymerase; the protein is MNFNYDLEPTGDYAFIDMKSFYASCELVARGRHPLKDLLVVMSQADNTSGLILASSPMAKKAFGISNVTRSWELPTVEENPMMKKLIVAPPRMRYYIVENLKIQKIVRKYAADEDIMWYSIDEGVVELTHSLNYFVPDKSLTRKEKLNIVSQMIQKDILRETGIYSTVGMSNSNPLLAKLALDNEAKSTVNMRASWNYSDVETKVWAMPEISDFWGIGHRMKQNLYNMGVSTIYDLAHATPYRLKEKFGVIGLQLYHHANGIDRTKIQERYVPKSENLGNSQILPRYYKGDEMPLVIREMAEQVAIRLRRRQAKTSTVNLSIGYSKDELEKGFSRQLKITPTDNTDKLAGHLLYLFNKFYTGCLVRNIGVSYSGLLYHAGSQLNLFEEPEEQIKNEKLDQIMDQIREKYGFVSIVRASSTLEHARSLSQANLVGGHAGGAGGLDGL
- the arsC gene encoding arsenate reductase (thioredoxin), producing MKKIYFLCTGNSCRSQMAEGYAHKLLPKSQFEIRSAGIETHGLNPKAVKVMAEDGIDISEQTSDLLDMSYFNKADLIVTLCGDAKDKCPVIPKGKEHFHWNLSDPAKASGSEEEILAQFRKTRDLIKRNVLAIKN
- the arsB gene encoding ACR3 family arsenite efflux transporter, with amino-acid sequence MENTEKQGLGVFEKYLTLWVVICMALGISIGKFLPVIPATLSQFEYYNVSIPTAILIWLMIFPMMLKIDFGSIVNVSKKPKGLIVTCVTNWLIKPFTMYAIAAFFFYVVFKSWIPLDLAKEYVAGAVILGAAPCTAMVFVWSHLTKGDAAYTLVQVAVNDLIILILFAPIVAFLLGVDNVVVPMATLLLSTVLFVVVPLFLGFLTRSLIIKRKGLAYFETVFLKKFDSVTIIGLLLTLIIIFSFQGQKILANPLHILLIAIPLTIQTLLIFSIAYGWARLWKLPHSIASPAGMIGASNFFELAVAVAISLFGLQSGATLATVVGVLVEVPVMLLLVKIANNTKHWFPNDTEQTARLRGENI
- the arsA gene encoding arsenical pump-driving ATPase, whose amino-acid sequence is MIQYLPERMGLTKYLFFTGKGGVGKTTTACATATSLAQDNKKVMLVSTDPASNLQDVFQTTLTNKPTPIEGIDNLQVANFDPITAAAEYKESIVGPYRGILPDSALANMEEQLSGSCTVEIAAFNEFANFLTDPEVADQFDYVIFDTAPTGHTLRMLQLPSAWNNYLDENTTGVSCLGQLSGLGDKKDMYEKAVETLTDAEQTTLILVTRPQKAPLIEAERASEELRKLGIQNQKLVVNGLLEVHDDEISQLIYQEQTHDLENMPEPLKDFDTFYIPLRPYNVTGIDKLQILLSDQQPALEEQEKEVTDFPNLDTVVKEFIRSNKKIIFTMGKGGVGKTTVAIKIAKKLAQEGKKVHLATTDPADHLNMFISDDLPISISHIDEEKELADYKEEVLSKARATMNDDDVAYVEEDLRSPCTQEIAVFRAFAEIVDKSDDEIVVIDTAPTGHTLLLLDSTQSYAREVERSSGEVPVSIQKLLPRLQNSDDTEVLMVTLPETTPVYESMRLDEDLDRAKISHTWWLVNQSMYAADTQNDVLKARSFNELEWIEKVAELSNGKFAVEEWQPDFSPVGV
- a CDS encoding ArsR/SmtB family transcription factor, with the protein product MNYDEMSVMLKALADPKRLKIIDMLSCGSLCACDILAHFDFTQPTLSHHMKVLEKAGVVLVTKEGQWHHYQLTESFVDKFMGSMMHLFSDEDECVCHNKNCSCKGEKNDEKIGTI
- a CDS encoding alpha/beta fold hydrolase; translation: MHKTIRSVDVYYEKYGEGIPIIMIHGFAPDSQLMIGCMEPVFDKESPFSRIYLDLPGMGKTENYDSIQNADHVLALLLEFIEAVIPGEAFILAGESYGGYLARGIAAKCLDRVLGVLLICPVIYPEKEKRTLPEQKVMYQDEAFVHSLSKEDKAYFSKSGVILTSRNWNRFLAEVMSGMINADGEFLDKLGANYALSFDPDENASFDVPGLFLFGRQDDHVGYADGLRLLEKYPHASFAILDFAGHNLQIEQPKIFTTMVQDFLFRVKPE
- a CDS encoding response regulator, translating into MNSKRLVLIVEDESGISNFISAVLTASDYAVIKAVSGKEALEQTASHSPDVVLLDLGLPDMEGLDVLRDIRAWSKVPIIVVSARDHEREKVTALDLGADDYITKPFGTSELLARIRTALRHIQPTNKETPNDATIRIQNLYIDDARRLVKMGDTEIHFTPIEYKILLLLARHAGKVLTHDFIIREIWGPYPSENQALRVNLSNIRRKIEKNPAEPVYILTEVGVGYRMVEE
- a CDS encoding sensor histidine kinase; the encoded protein is METNRPSPEALLVNLQDEADPQVGKLKIYFGFAAGVGKTYAMLSDAKDQLASGVDVVAGYIEPHARAETLKMLEGIPIIPPKSVNHKNISLKEFDLDEALKRKPELILVDELAHTNAEGVRNKKRFQDVEELLQAGIDVYTTVNVQHIESLNDIVEGITKVAVRETIPDYVFDEADRVKLIDIEPDELLKRLEQGKIYRPERAKTAMQNFFTRENLKLLREIAMRKAADRISHEYDQTGVYPEKRASSKWLVCIGSAPSSAKLIRWTARTAEAFRAPWIALYVENEETDYLSKQEKKCLRETMELAERLGAEIVTLAGHDIAETVAQYARLTGVTNIVVGKSRRRMGLRSLFEDDFEDQLITHLDNVDMHIIPSSSPEIKKRRMKMHFKSFLTWHDMAKMVLLLCLATAICIGLSEFGIGDQNVIMVYILSVLIISRVTSGYVYGVLGSIIGVMLFNFFFTSPLYTFNTIQAGYPVTFGIMLLVALITSALTVRIKTQASLAVERERRTEVLYEINKRLLITRNLKGIIDLTNEYILHLFQRSVIFYSTDPAKSSKGIFVQAEGKEDASALLNPDEEAVAHWVFKNKKRAGAGTDTLMGAFGYYMPVMSQGKVLGVIGVSCSAEDGPLTQDNRMFLRMISSQVALALERQYLSEEQRQIVIESAKEKMRSNLLRAISHDLRTPLTGIIGASSALLEKETELDKATQHDLIKGIKDDSGWLIRMVENLLSVTRISEGLVSLEREPEAVEEIVGEAVGRIKKRFTDRIIHVQVPRDLLMVPMDGTLIEQVLINLMENALRHAGADAEVWVDVTKTENSAIFSVRDNGTGIPENRMADLFDTFAVEARERSDMSRGLGLGLSICMSIIRAHDGTIEAKNNELGGATFWFTLPLDGGDEQ